The DNA segment CCCCTCCGGCACGTCCACCACGTACGACTCGAGAACCACCGTCCGGGGCTCCCCGCCCTCCCCCGCGGGGAGCTCGTCGACGGTGGTAACGGACCGGTAGTTCCGGAGGCGGTGCTCTCCGCCGACGATGGTGAAGCCGAGCACACGCCGGCCGTCGTCGATGAGGTCGAGGCGCTCGGTGCTGGTGCTCGCCGGGAGGCCGGTTATGACGCTGACCTCGCGGAGGCACCCCGGTCGGAGCTCGCCACCGCCGTCACTCCCGTCCTTGAGGGCGCAGCTCCGGATGAAGTGCTTGTAGATCTGGGGACGGTCGAACCGCCGGACCACCGACCAGACGGTGGCGGCCGGGGCCCGGATCCGCTGGGCGAGGATGGAGGAGCATTGTCCCGGGCCGACGTCGTACCGATGGTGGGTTTCGATCGCGGAGCGCAGGCCCGCATACTCCTCCGCCGTCAGACCCGCCGGAGCCCCTCCTTCTGCTGCCGGAGATCGGGTCGTAATTCCTTCGCCGGCCTGCATGGTGGAATTTTTTCGGTGGTTTGGTTAGATGGAAGTAAAGAGGCTGGAGGGGGTTCGGGTACATAAATACTGGGACCGAGGCGGCCATCTAAAGAAATAAACGAACTTATCTACAACACTAGTAGTGGGTGCATTAGGTACACGCGTACTAAAGTAATCCTCCCAAAGACTTCCTCACTCATCGACGATCATATCCATCGGACACCGTCACTCGACGTTTCTTCTTCTGCCAGATCATCGGAGATCGCATGCGAAGCACGCCACTCCTCACCTACAGAGCCGTTTACTGTcatcaaataattaaatttaaagcTAATAGTCTCTTTTCAATTTG comes from the Musa acuminata AAA Group cultivar baxijiao chromosome BXJ2-8, Cavendish_Baxijiao_AAA, whole genome shotgun sequence genome and includes:
- the LOC135619264 gene encoding abscisic acid receptor PYL10-like, whose translation is MQAGEGITTRSPAAEGGAPAGLTAEEYAGLRSAIETHHRYDVGPGQCSSILAQRIRAPAATVWSVVRRFDRPQIYKHFIRSCALKDGSDGGGELRPGCLREVSVITGLPASTSTERLDLIDDGRRVLGFTIVGGEHRLRNYRSVTTVDELPAGEGGEPRTVVLESYVVDVPEGNTVDDTKLFADTVVRLNLQKLASVTEAATRSEKK